The Populus nigra chromosome 14, ddPopNigr1.1, whole genome shotgun sequence genome has a segment encoding these proteins:
- the LOC133672348 gene encoding crossover junction endonuclease EME1B, which produces MWNPIILSDEEEENQKTPLPSLPKKPRTLPDPTILVLDVDDPTPHKSPSFVPETPLSDVSIVKCTFPHIRVPDFDYETLSGNAGLICLESENDEPDSAKNWKEKTTMDAGYDEVQERRRWSTSTNFDSVDWLVDANVNQMSGVSSSQPSLSQDDIYQIGDCPEKENFSMEQMACTLKEKRKTKVNSARENSADEAVGTKNTKKDERIRLMEEKKLKKEQEKLQKAALKAQAAELKKMEKEMQKWEKGKFALNSIVAEFDTRVIEHGSVGGPLLTRFAEKGLTYRVTSNPIERSILWTMSAPEHISQVSREGTDIQYVALVYEAEEFCNLVMSESLLDHVSSVRSRYPSHTICYLTIRLMAYVNKRGKEQYKQQENDDGWRCPSVEEVLAKLTTHFVRVHYRLCTDEAELADHVFGLTRSLASCQFRKKLTQLSVNANGSFIPKDFIDRNLIKKSPWLKALVAIPKVQPRFAIAIWKKYPTMKSLLSVYMDPNKSVHEKEFLLENLTTEGFIGGERRVGQICSKRVYRILMAQSGNIITDNVEDGADFFRDHSS; this is translated from the exons ATGTGGAATCCGATAATCCTCTccgatgaagaagaagaaaaccaaaaaacgCCACTCCCATCTCTCCCTAAAAAACCCCGAACCCTACCCGATCCGACCATTCTAGTCCTCGACGTCGATGACCCGACCCCACACAAATCTCCCTCTTTCGTTCCCGAAACTCCATTGTCCGATGTCTCCATCGTCAAATGCACTTTCCCCCATATTAGGGTTCCCGATTTTGATTATGAAACCCTCTCTG GAAATGCTGGATTGATCTGTTTGGAATCCGAAAATGATGAGCCGGATAGTGCGAAAAACTGGAAGGAGAAGACGACTATGGATGCGGGTTATGATGAAGTGCAGGAGAGAAGAAGATGGAGTACTTCTACCAACTTTGACTCAGTCGATTGGCTTG TGGATGCTAATGTAAATCAAATGTCTGGGGTCAGTTCTTCGCAACCGAGTCTCTCACAAGATGATATCTATCAG ATAGGCGATTGTCCtgagaaagaaaattttagCATGGAGCAGATGGCTTGCACcttgaaagagaaaaggaaaactaaaGTTAACTCTGCCAGGGAAAATAGTGCAGATGAAGCAGTGGGAACGAAGAATACAAAAAAGGATGAAAGAATTCGTTTAATGGAAGAAAAGAAGCTAAAGAAAGAA CAAGAGAAGTTGCAGAAAGCAGCTCTAAAGGCTCAAGCagcagagttgaaaaaaatggagaaagaaATGCAAAAGTGGGAAAAAGGGAAGTTTGCTCTAAATTCTATTGTTGCTGAATTTGACACTAGAGTAATTGAGCATGGCTCAGTGGGAG GACCTCTGCTTACCAGGTTTGCTGAGAAGGGCCTTACATATCGCGTAACATCAAATCCAATTGAAAGATCTATTCTGTGGACCATGAGTGCTCCAGAACATATTTCTCAG GTTTCTCGTGAAGGAACTGACATTCAATATGTAGCCCTTGTATATGAAGCAGAAGAGTTCTGCAATCTTGTTATGAGTGAATCTCTCCTGGATCATGTGTCTTCAGTTCGAAGCCGTTATCCTTCTCATACAATTTGCTATCTCACAATTAGGCTGATGGCTTATGTCAATAAAAG GGGAAAGGAGCAGTACAAGCAGCAGGAAAATGATGATGGTTGGAGATGTCCATCTGTTGAAGAG GTGCTAGCAAAGTTAACCACACATTTTGTTAGGGTACATTATAGGCTGTGCACAGATGAAGCTGAGCTTGCTGATCATGTCTTTGGTTTGACACGCAGCTTGGCATCTTGTCAATTTAG AAAGAAGTTAACACAACTATCCGTAAATGCTAATGGGTCCTTTATCCCTAAAGACTTCATTGacagaaatttaataaaaaagagtcCATG GTTAAAGGCTTTGGTAGCTATTCCAAAGGTGCAGCCACGGTTTGCTATTGCTATATGGAAGAAGTACCCTACCATGAAGTCTCTTTTGAGTGTATACATGGACCCTAACAAATCA GTGCACGAAAAGGAATTTCTGCTTGAGAATCTGACCACTGAGGGTTTCATTGGTGGTGAAAGAAGAGTGGGTCAGATTTGTTCAAAGCGAGTTTACAGGATACTTATGGCTCAAAGTGGAAACATCATAACTGATAACGTTGAAGATGGTGCTGACTTTTTCAGAGACCACTCATCTTAA
- the LOC133673351 gene encoding ubiquitin carboxyl-terminal hydrolase 27 isoform X2, translating to MKTNWVSASGLAAVLGVAGLVLALIKDPKSWNLKLSALPSWLELNQRENNNRPKKLFLLPGLQNLGNNCFLNVILQALGSCSNFQSFLQKVIEEWESFAGEEWNESLQLTVALAALLEELSVISRERIVLSPRKVMLAMAHYTQNFNLTSQQDAEEAFLHLLSSLRDEFSDSYLPKHHSLSDAFASLNCRILTPKRIEIQSEQERWQQHFLGPFDGILSSILTCQSCSTEISLNFQFFHSLPLLPVLEGGATIRVGCRLEDCLRQFTVSEQVENYSCSHCWHIAAIKYLSLRGATETEIKRLKSCNEQDSCTCHLLVHLENLPWSNNFSRTLKQLSIARSPKGHISFPLTLNLLPFMMKEMQCQKPSSHLNHFDVQYDTRMLNSIYERNASKLLSANAFRSPAHTEAFLGQSKIPQTTDIFSSQANEKVSAACELVPSIPQVYRLVSVVEHFGRACGGHYTVYRSLQSESHEEHPDENCKPSLMHWFCISDSNVYRVSEEDVLAAEASLLFYERIVES from the exons ATGAAGACGAATTGGGTTTCAGCATCTGGGCTTGCAGCTGTTTTGGGGGTTGCTGGTTTGGTGTTGGCTCTAATAAAAGATCCCAAATCTTGGAATCTAAAACTAAGTGCCTTGCCTTCTTGGCTGGAATTAAACCAGAGAGAGAATAATAATCGTCCAAAGAAGCTTTTCTTGCTTCCTGGCTTGCAAAATCTTGGCAATAATTGCTTTTTGAATGTTATCTTACAG GCTTTAGGTAGCTGTTCAAATTTCCAATCTTTTCTTCAAAAGGTTATAGAAGAATGGGAATCATTTGCCGGTGAGGAATGGAATGAGAGCTTGCAGCTTACGGTGGCTTTGGCTGCTTTATTAGAAG AACTGTCTGTGATTAGCAGAGAGAGAATTGTATTGAGTCCAAGAAAGGTGATGCTTGCAATGGCTCATTATACTCAAAATTTTAATCTGACGAGCCAACAG gATGCCGAAGAAGCATTCCTTCATCTACTGTCCTCTTTAAGGGATGAATTTTCTGATTCTTATCTTCCAAAACATCATTCTCTGTCAGATGCATTTGCATCCCTAAACTGTAGAATTCTGACTCCAAAGAGGATTGAGATCCAGAGTGAGCAAGAAAGGTGGCAGCAGCACTTCCTCGGACCATTTGATGGAATTCTTAGTAGCATTTTAACGTGTCAAAGTTGTTCGACTGAG atttcattgaattttcaattttttcatagcTTGCCTCTTTTGCCTGTGCTTGAAGGTGGTGCCACCATT AGGGTTGGGTGTAGATTGGAGGATTGCCTCAGGCAGTTCACTGTTTCTGAGCAAGTTGAGAATTACAGCTGCAGCCACTGTTGGCACATTGCTGCAATAAAGTATTTATCTTTAAGGGGAGCAACAGAG ACGGAGATAAAAAGACTTAAGAGTTGTAATGAGCAAGACTCGTGTACCTGCCATCTCCTTGTTCATCTAGAAAATCTACCAtggtcaaataatttttctcgCACTTTAAAGCAACTAAGCATTGCTCGTAGTCCCAAG GGCCACATTAGCTTTCCATTAACTTTGAACCTGCTTCCATTCATGATGAAAGAGATGCAATGTCAAAAACCAAGCTCTCATCTAAACCATTTTGATGTGCAATATGACACCAGAATGCTGAACAGCATTTATGAAAGAAATGCTTCAAAATTATTATCTGCAAATGCATTTAGATCCCCCGCACATACAGAAGCTTTCCTGGGACAATCCAAGATACCACAAACCACGGACATCTTTAGTTCGCAAGCTAATGAAAAG GTCAGTGCAGCTTGTGAATTAGTCCCTTCAATACCTCAGGTATATCGTCTTGTTTCTGTCGTGGAGCATTTTGGAAGAGCTTGTGGTGGGCATTATACTGTTTACAGAAGTTTGCAATCAGAATCGCATGAGGAACATCCTGATGAAAATTGCAAACCTTCCCTCATGCACTGGTTTTGTATTTCAGACTCCAATGTGTATAGGGTTTCAGAGGAGGATGTTCTAGCTGCAGAAGCTAGCTTGCTCTTTTATGAGAGAATTGTAGAAAGCTGA
- the LOC133673351 gene encoding ubiquitin carboxyl-terminal hydrolase 27 isoform X1, producing the protein MKTNWVSASGLAAVLGVAGLVLALIKDPKSWNLKLSALPSWLELNQRENNNRPKKLFLLPGLQNLGNNCFLNVILQALGSCSNFQSFLQKVIEEWESFAGEEWNESLQLTVALAALLEELSVISRERIVLSPRKVMLAMAHYTQNFNLTSQQDAEEAFLHLLSSLRDEFSDSYLPKHHSLSDAFASLNCRILTPKRIEIQSEQERWQQHFLGPFDGILSSILTCQSCSTEISLNFQFFHSLPLLPVLEGGATIRVGCRLEDCLRQFTVSEQVENYSCSHCWHIAAIKYLSLRGATETEIKRLKSCNEQDSCTCHLLVHLENLPWSNNFSRTLKQLSIARSPKILCIQLQRASINFFGEVVKLQGHISFPLTLNLLPFMMKEMQCQKPSSHLNHFDVQYDTRMLNSIYERNASKLLSANAFRSPAHTEAFLGQSKIPQTTDIFSSQANEKVSAACELVPSIPQVYRLVSVVEHFGRACGGHYTVYRSLQSESHEEHPDENCKPSLMHWFCISDSNVYRVSEEDVLAAEASLLFYERIVES; encoded by the exons ATGAAGACGAATTGGGTTTCAGCATCTGGGCTTGCAGCTGTTTTGGGGGTTGCTGGTTTGGTGTTGGCTCTAATAAAAGATCCCAAATCTTGGAATCTAAAACTAAGTGCCTTGCCTTCTTGGCTGGAATTAAACCAGAGAGAGAATAATAATCGTCCAAAGAAGCTTTTCTTGCTTCCTGGCTTGCAAAATCTTGGCAATAATTGCTTTTTGAATGTTATCTTACAG GCTTTAGGTAGCTGTTCAAATTTCCAATCTTTTCTTCAAAAGGTTATAGAAGAATGGGAATCATTTGCCGGTGAGGAATGGAATGAGAGCTTGCAGCTTACGGTGGCTTTGGCTGCTTTATTAGAAG AACTGTCTGTGATTAGCAGAGAGAGAATTGTATTGAGTCCAAGAAAGGTGATGCTTGCAATGGCTCATTATACTCAAAATTTTAATCTGACGAGCCAACAG gATGCCGAAGAAGCATTCCTTCATCTACTGTCCTCTTTAAGGGATGAATTTTCTGATTCTTATCTTCCAAAACATCATTCTCTGTCAGATGCATTTGCATCCCTAAACTGTAGAATTCTGACTCCAAAGAGGATTGAGATCCAGAGTGAGCAAGAAAGGTGGCAGCAGCACTTCCTCGGACCATTTGATGGAATTCTTAGTAGCATTTTAACGTGTCAAAGTTGTTCGACTGAG atttcattgaattttcaattttttcatagcTTGCCTCTTTTGCCTGTGCTTGAAGGTGGTGCCACCATT AGGGTTGGGTGTAGATTGGAGGATTGCCTCAGGCAGTTCACTGTTTCTGAGCAAGTTGAGAATTACAGCTGCAGCCACTGTTGGCACATTGCTGCAATAAAGTATTTATCTTTAAGGGGAGCAACAGAG ACGGAGATAAAAAGACTTAAGAGTTGTAATGAGCAAGACTCGTGTACCTGCCATCTCCTTGTTCATCTAGAAAATCTACCAtggtcaaataatttttctcgCACTTTAAAGCAACTAAGCATTGCTCGTAGTCCCAAG ATTCTTTGCATTCAATTACAACGTGCTTCTATAAATTTTTTCGGAGAAGTAGTCAAACTTCAG GGCCACATTAGCTTTCCATTAACTTTGAACCTGCTTCCATTCATGATGAAAGAGATGCAATGTCAAAAACCAAGCTCTCATCTAAACCATTTTGATGTGCAATATGACACCAGAATGCTGAACAGCATTTATGAAAGAAATGCTTCAAAATTATTATCTGCAAATGCATTTAGATCCCCCGCACATACAGAAGCTTTCCTGGGACAATCCAAGATACCACAAACCACGGACATCTTTAGTTCGCAAGCTAATGAAAAG GTCAGTGCAGCTTGTGAATTAGTCCCTTCAATACCTCAGGTATATCGTCTTGTTTCTGTCGTGGAGCATTTTGGAAGAGCTTGTGGTGGGCATTATACTGTTTACAGAAGTTTGCAATCAGAATCGCATGAGGAACATCCTGATGAAAATTGCAAACCTTCCCTCATGCACTGGTTTTGTATTTCAGACTCCAATGTGTATAGGGTTTCAGAGGAGGATGTTCTAGCTGCAGAAGCTAGCTTGCTCTTTTATGAGAGAATTGTAGAAAGCTGA
- the LOC133673351 gene encoding ubiquitin carboxyl-terminal hydrolase 27 isoform X3 produces MKTNWVSASGLAAVLGVAGLVLALIKDPKSWNLKLSALPSWLELNQRENNNRPKKLFLLPGLQNLGNNCFLNVILQALGSCSNFQSFLQKVIEEWESFAGEEWNESLQLTVALAALLEELSVISRERIVLSPRKVMLAMAHYTQNFNLTSQQDAEEAFLHLLSSLRDEFSDSYLPKHHSLSDAFASLNCRILTPKRIEIQSEQERWQQHFLGPFDGILSSILTCQSCSTERVGCRLEDCLRQFTVSEQVENYSCSHCWHIAAIKYLSLRGATETEIKRLKSCNEQDSCTCHLLVHLENLPWSNNFSRTLKQLSIARSPKILCIQLQRASINFFGEVVKLQGHISFPLTLNLLPFMMKEMQCQKPSSHLNHFDVQYDTRMLNSIYERNASKLLSANAFRSPAHTEAFLGQSKIPQTTDIFSSQANEKVSAACELVPSIPQVYRLVSVVEHFGRACGGHYTVYRSLQSESHEEHPDENCKPSLMHWFCISDSNVYRVSEEDVLAAEASLLFYERIVES; encoded by the exons ATGAAGACGAATTGGGTTTCAGCATCTGGGCTTGCAGCTGTTTTGGGGGTTGCTGGTTTGGTGTTGGCTCTAATAAAAGATCCCAAATCTTGGAATCTAAAACTAAGTGCCTTGCCTTCTTGGCTGGAATTAAACCAGAGAGAGAATAATAATCGTCCAAAGAAGCTTTTCTTGCTTCCTGGCTTGCAAAATCTTGGCAATAATTGCTTTTTGAATGTTATCTTACAG GCTTTAGGTAGCTGTTCAAATTTCCAATCTTTTCTTCAAAAGGTTATAGAAGAATGGGAATCATTTGCCGGTGAGGAATGGAATGAGAGCTTGCAGCTTACGGTGGCTTTGGCTGCTTTATTAGAAG AACTGTCTGTGATTAGCAGAGAGAGAATTGTATTGAGTCCAAGAAAGGTGATGCTTGCAATGGCTCATTATACTCAAAATTTTAATCTGACGAGCCAACAG gATGCCGAAGAAGCATTCCTTCATCTACTGTCCTCTTTAAGGGATGAATTTTCTGATTCTTATCTTCCAAAACATCATTCTCTGTCAGATGCATTTGCATCCCTAAACTGTAGAATTCTGACTCCAAAGAGGATTGAGATCCAGAGTGAGCAAGAAAGGTGGCAGCAGCACTTCCTCGGACCATTTGATGGAATTCTTAGTAGCATTTTAACGTGTCAAAGTTGTTCGACTGAG AGGGTTGGGTGTAGATTGGAGGATTGCCTCAGGCAGTTCACTGTTTCTGAGCAAGTTGAGAATTACAGCTGCAGCCACTGTTGGCACATTGCTGCAATAAAGTATTTATCTTTAAGGGGAGCAACAGAG ACGGAGATAAAAAGACTTAAGAGTTGTAATGAGCAAGACTCGTGTACCTGCCATCTCCTTGTTCATCTAGAAAATCTACCAtggtcaaataatttttctcgCACTTTAAAGCAACTAAGCATTGCTCGTAGTCCCAAG ATTCTTTGCATTCAATTACAACGTGCTTCTATAAATTTTTTCGGAGAAGTAGTCAAACTTCAG GGCCACATTAGCTTTCCATTAACTTTGAACCTGCTTCCATTCATGATGAAAGAGATGCAATGTCAAAAACCAAGCTCTCATCTAAACCATTTTGATGTGCAATATGACACCAGAATGCTGAACAGCATTTATGAAAGAAATGCTTCAAAATTATTATCTGCAAATGCATTTAGATCCCCCGCACATACAGAAGCTTTCCTGGGACAATCCAAGATACCACAAACCACGGACATCTTTAGTTCGCAAGCTAATGAAAAG GTCAGTGCAGCTTGTGAATTAGTCCCTTCAATACCTCAGGTATATCGTCTTGTTTCTGTCGTGGAGCATTTTGGAAGAGCTTGTGGTGGGCATTATACTGTTTACAGAAGTTTGCAATCAGAATCGCATGAGGAACATCCTGATGAAAATTGCAAACCTTCCCTCATGCACTGGTTTTGTATTTCAGACTCCAATGTGTATAGGGTTTCAGAGGAGGATGTTCTAGCTGCAGAAGCTAGCTTGCTCTTTTATGAGAGAATTGTAGAAAGCTGA